The Trichosurus vulpecula isolate mTriVul1 chromosome 3, mTriVul1.pri, whole genome shotgun sequence genome includes a window with the following:
- the LOC118842404 gene encoding olfactory receptor 2AG1-like, protein MELWNTTLENSFLLIGILQDSKYPGLVCAIIAFLYLVALISNGLLLLLIAVDKRLHVPMYFLLSQLSLTDLLLTTVISPKTLVDYLCGQSTISFSGCGFQMFLILIIGSAEDTLLVFMAYDRYVAIQHPLNYMVFMRPKVCWSMVATSWILASMNALVHTIYSMHFPFCRSRVISHLLCEIPPLLKLACADTTKYQFMVYTMGVTFLLIPLSFILASYTLVLTAVFHMPSTQRRKKALLTCSSHLTVVGLFYGPAVFMYVLPSAYHSPQQDNILSLFYTNITPALNPLIYSLRNKDVVEALKKLLQKCPSEVKL, encoded by the coding sequence ATGGAACTCTGGAACACCACCTTAGAGAACAGTTTCTTGCTCATTGGAATTCTCCAGGACAGTAAGTATCCTGGACTTGTTTGTGCCATAATTGCATTCCTCTACCTGGTGGCTTTGATCAGCAATGGCCTCCTGCTCCTTTTGATTGCTGTGGACAAGAGGCTTCATGTACCCATGTACTTCTTGCTCAGCCAGCTCTCACTTACGGATCTGCTGCTTACAACTGTCATCTCTCCCAAAACACTCGTGGATTACTTGTGTGGACAGAGTACCATCTCTTTTTCAGGCTGTGGATTTCAGATGTTTCTGATATTGATAATTGGAAGTGCTGAAGATACCCTGTTGGTCTTCATGGCATATGACCGCTATGTAGCCATTCAACATCCCCTGAACTATATGGTCTTCATGAGACCAAAAGTTTGCTGGTCCATGGTGGCCACATCGTGGATTCTGGCATCCATGAATGCCCTTGTGCACACCATATACTCTATGCACTTCCCTTTCTGCAGATCCAGGGTGATAAGCCACCTGCTTTGTGAAATCCCTCCTTTGCTGAAGCTGGCATGTGCTGACACCACAAAGTACCAGTTCATGGTATACACAATGGGTGTGACATTTCTCCTCATCCCCCTCTCTTTTATCCTTGCTTCCTATACCCTAGTTTTAACTGCTGTGTTCCACATGCCCTCaacacaaaggagaaagaaagctcTCCTTACCTGCTCATCCCATCTGACAGTAGTTGGGCTCTTCTATGGACCTGCTGTGTTCATGTATGTCTtgcccagtgcttaccacagccCTCAGCAGGATAACATCCTTTCCCTGTTCTATACCAATATTACTCCAGCCCTGAACCCGCTGATCTATAGCCTGAGGAACAAGGATGTAGTGGAAGCCCTGAAGAAGTTGCTACAGAAATGCCCCTCTGAGGTAAAATTGTAG